A genome region from Streptomyces pratensis includes the following:
- a CDS encoding SAM-dependent methyltransferase produces MSDHPQSSVAPAAVPLSDRIDTTRPHSARFWNYFVGGKDNYEVDREIGDQIKNFFPGLVDVAVAGRQFLRRSVRHLVEERGIRQFLDIGTGLPTADNTHQVAQSFAPDARIVYVDNDPLVLAHARALLTSTPEGVTDYIDADLYQPEAVLAQAAKTLDFDKPVALMLLGILGHADDFGRARDVVGRLMAGLPSGSHLVVYDGTRTSEGMIAAEKAYIESGAVPYYVREPAQIATLFDGLQWVEPGFVRLTEWHPDVESATVPADVDAFGGAAYKP; encoded by the coding sequence ATGAGTGACCACCCGCAGTCGTCCGTCGCCCCGGCTGCGGTCCCGTTGTCGGACCGGATCGACACCACACGGCCTCACTCGGCCCGCTTCTGGAACTACTTCGTGGGTGGGAAGGACAACTACGAGGTCGACCGTGAGATCGGGGACCAGATAAAGAACTTCTTCCCCGGACTGGTCGACGTCGCCGTGGCGGGCCGGCAGTTCCTCCGGCGTTCCGTGCGGCACCTCGTGGAGGAGCGGGGAATCCGGCAGTTCCTCGACATCGGCACCGGGCTGCCGACCGCGGACAACACGCACCAGGTCGCCCAGAGCTTCGCCCCCGACGCACGCATCGTCTACGTGGACAACGACCCGCTGGTCCTGGCACACGCGCGAGCCCTGCTCACCAGCACGCCCGAGGGGGTCACTGACTACATCGACGCCGACCTCTACCAGCCCGAGGCCGTCCTCGCCCAGGCCGCGAAGACGCTGGACTTCGACAAGCCCGTGGCCCTGATGCTCCTAGGCATACTCGGCCACGCCGACGACTTCGGCCGCGCCCGGGACGTCGTGGGCCGGCTCATGGCCGGTCTGCCGTCGGGCAGTCATCTCGTGGTGTACGACGGCACGCGCACCAGCGAGGGGATGATCGCCGCCGAGAAGGCCTACATCGAGAGCGGCGCCGTGCCCTACTACGTGCGTGAACCCGCGCAGATCGCCACGCTCTTCGACGGCCTCCAGTGGGTCGAACCCGGTTTCGTACGGCTCACCGAGTGGCACCCCGACGTGGAGAGCGCCACTGTTCCCGCCGACGTGGACGCCTTCGGAGGGGCCGCATACAAGCCGTAG
- a CDS encoding ankyrin repeat domain-containing protein — translation MDTKSWHLQDWSDLEGIGARLANGESATARSGAGLVWTTPLHVAAEKGDAAAMRLLLAHAGQVDVPDSEGLTPLWQAVAGLRGEIVRILLDAGADPWRPCVDEWTPGRLALTTELAPMVDGTPGAVPLSASERMEQTWADRLIGAFSAERIHTDGLHVTFTDVADEDEVIRRIGGDPASCPLLQQDPDTDQRSLFDEVGLYAVGVTGTAYGCVVSQPFSLELDQDELSRRLSPATAYCLNFNPKGGVFGTLYRSGKLIWHEEIGPRSPFPGSPPEYWRYRFWQRPGTSFSHDANLLAYACARGGIRKAGPRDAWALSRGPRRIVRCR, via the coding sequence ATGGATACGAAGAGCTGGCACCTCCAGGACTGGAGCGATCTCGAAGGCATCGGAGCGCGGCTCGCGAACGGGGAGTCCGCCACCGCGCGATCGGGGGCCGGGCTCGTCTGGACGACACCCCTGCACGTGGCGGCCGAGAAGGGCGACGCCGCGGCCATGAGGCTGCTGCTCGCCCACGCAGGGCAGGTGGACGTGCCGGACTCCGAAGGGCTCACCCCTCTGTGGCAGGCGGTCGCGGGCCTACGTGGTGAGATCGTGCGGATTCTGCTCGACGCGGGAGCCGACCCCTGGAGGCCATGTGTGGACGAGTGGACCCCCGGGCGGCTGGCGCTGACGACAGAACTGGCACCCATGGTCGACGGCACCCCCGGAGCAGTCCCGTTGTCAGCGTCGGAACGGATGGAGCAGACCTGGGCCGACCGGCTCATCGGTGCCTTCTCGGCAGAGCGGATCCACACCGACGGGCTGCACGTGACCTTCACCGACGTGGCCGACGAGGACGAGGTCATCCGCCGGATCGGCGGCGATCCGGCGTCCTGCCCCCTGTTGCAGCAGGATCCGGACACGGACCAGCGTTCACTGTTCGACGAGGTCGGCCTGTACGCGGTGGGCGTCACGGGCACGGCGTACGGCTGTGTCGTCAGCCAGCCCTTCTCGCTGGAGCTGGATCAGGACGAGCTGTCCCGCAGACTTTCCCCGGCCACCGCCTACTGCCTCAACTTCAATCCCAAGGGCGGCGTGTTCGGGACCCTCTACCGCAGCGGCAAACTGATATGGCATGAGGAGATAGGCCCCAGGAGCCCCTTCCCGGGCTCTCCACCGGAGTACTGGCGCTACCGCTTCTGGCAGCGCCCCGGTACGTCCTTCTCCCACGACGCCAACCTCCTGGCGTACGCCTGCGCGAGGGGAGGCATCCGGAAAGCAGGCCCCAGGGACGCCTGGGCACTGAGCAGGGGACCACGCCGCATCGTGCGGTGCAGGTGA
- a CDS encoding alpha/beta fold hydrolase yields MGGAPARGRQTEHSAELSHRIIHGYRRAYRIAGEGPAILLIHGIGDSSATWAEVIPELARRNTVIAPDLLGHGASDKPRADYSVAGYANGIRDLLGVLGIERATLVGHSLGGGVAMQFAYQYPERTDRLILVSAGGVGREVNPVLRAVSLPGADLMLSTLRLPGMRSQVGLFTRMMKLLDTDLGQDAGELLDLVDALPDATSRSAFISTLRAVVDWRGQAVTMLDRCYLAQGMPTLLLWGSRDGVVPVHHAYGAHAAIPGSRLEIFEGAGHFPFHADPARFRALVEDFMRTTAPADWSQERWRELLRAGRPGSTEGAPDPAFDRAVDRDLREASERSAT; encoded by the coding sequence GTGGGCGGCGCACCAGCACGCGGACGACAGACCGAGCACAGTGCGGAGCTGTCCCACCGCATCATCCACGGTTACCGCCGTGCGTACAGGATCGCGGGGGAGGGGCCCGCCATCCTGCTCATCCACGGCATCGGGGACTCGTCCGCGACCTGGGCGGAGGTGATTCCCGAGCTGGCCCGCCGCAACACCGTGATCGCTCCCGACCTCCTCGGTCACGGAGCCTCGGACAAGCCCCGGGCCGACTACTCGGTCGCCGGCTACGCGAACGGCATCCGGGACCTGCTGGGCGTCCTGGGCATCGAACGCGCCACCCTGGTCGGCCACTCGCTCGGCGGCGGTGTGGCCATGCAGTTCGCCTACCAGTACCCCGAACGCACCGACCGGCTCATCCTGGTGAGCGCGGGCGGCGTGGGGCGGGAGGTCAACCCCGTCCTTCGGGCGGTGTCCCTGCCGGGCGCCGACCTGATGCTGTCCACGCTGCGTCTGCCCGGCATGCGCAGCCAGGTCGGGCTCTTCACACGGATGATGAAGCTGCTCGACACCGACCTCGGGCAGGACGCCGGCGAACTGCTGGACCTCGTGGACGCCCTGCCCGACGCCACGTCCCGCAGTGCCTTCATCAGCACCCTGCGAGCGGTGGTCGACTGGCGCGGCCAGGCCGTCACGATGCTGGACCGCTGCTATCTGGCCCAGGGAATGCCCACGCTCCTGCTGTGGGGTTCACGGGACGGTGTCGTACCCGTGCACCACGCGTACGGTGCCCACGCGGCCATACCCGGCAGCCGCCTGGAGATCTTCGAGGGCGCCGGTCACTTCCCTTTCCACGCCGACCCCGCCCGCTTCCGCGCCCTCGTGGAGGACTTCATGCGGACCACGGCGCCTGCCGACTGGAGCCAGGAACGCTGGCGCGAACTCCTCCGTGCCGGCCGTCCCGGCAGCACGGAGGGTGCACCGGACCCCGCGTTCGACCGTGCGGTGGACCGCGACCTGCGGGAGGCGAGCGAGCGCAGCGCCACATGA
- a CDS encoding SAM-dependent methyltransferase, translating to MNEYALPTPHPTHAHPARVYNVWLGGKDHYPVDQEAAELAAEANPTIVPSVRANRAFLGRAVRHLAASGIRQFLDIGTGIPAAENTHEVAQRAAPESRVVYVDNDPIVLTHARALLVSGPEGQTDYVQADARDVDAILDAASRTLDLSRPVGLMLVAILQYVKDAEDPWDITRRLLDRLAPGSHLVLSHPAADVTAPEVAESMRIYNERAAGHASATPRTQKEVERFCAGLEILEPGVVNLTRWRPGPSDTPDDALPMWCAVARKA from the coding sequence ATGAACGAATACGCGCTGCCCACACCCCATCCCACGCACGCGCATCCCGCCCGGGTCTACAACGTCTGGCTGGGCGGCAAGGACCACTATCCGGTGGACCAGGAGGCAGCCGAGCTCGCCGCGGAGGCGAACCCGACCATCGTGCCGTCGGTCCGGGCCAACCGGGCCTTCCTCGGCCGCGCCGTGCGTCACCTCGCGGCGTCCGGGATCCGCCAGTTCCTGGACATCGGCACGGGCATCCCCGCGGCGGAGAACACGCACGAGGTGGCCCAGCGGGCCGCTCCCGAATCACGTGTCGTGTACGTCGACAACGACCCGATCGTGCTCACCCACGCCCGGGCGCTGCTGGTGAGCGGCCCCGAGGGGCAGACGGACTACGTGCAGGCCGACGCGCGGGACGTGGACGCGATTCTCGACGCGGCCTCCCGCACCCTCGACCTGAGCAGGCCGGTCGGCCTGATGCTGGTGGCGATCCTCCAGTACGTCAAGGACGCCGAGGACCCGTGGGACATCACCCGCCGTCTGCTGGACCGCCTCGCCCCGGGCAGCCACCTCGTCCTGTCGCACCCGGCCGCCGACGTCACCGCGCCCGAGGTCGCCGAATCCATGCGGATCTACAACGAACGTGCGGCCGGCCACGCCTCCGCCACCCCGCGCACCCAGAAGGAGGTGGAGCGCTTCTGCGCGGGCCTGGAGATCCTGGAACCCGGTGTGGTCAACCTGACCCGCTGGCGTCCCGGTCCCTCCGACACCCCGGACGACGCCCTGCCCATGTGGTGCGCCGTCGCCCGCAAGGCGTGA
- a CDS encoding YceI family protein, translated as MNLFSRSSLLRRPEPRTEEPIAAPTAAGAAVLPDPRLAALTGEWMIDPAHSRIGFSVRHAMVTTVRGAFLEYESRLYFDGRRPERSRADISLSTASVDTGVEQRDAHLTGRDFLDAGRHPRMTFASTAVQLVGKDVYRMTGDLTIRGITGPVVLDLTYIGHVTDPFGYERVGFDGTTTINRSDWGLTYNARLAEGGAMVSERLRLQFDIAAIRTPSAG; from the coding sequence ATGAACCTCTTCAGCCGCAGCTCCTTGCTCCGCCGTCCGGAGCCCCGCACAGAGGAGCCAATCGCCGCCCCCACGGCCGCCGGTGCTGCAGTTCTGCCCGATCCCCGCCTCGCGGCTCTCACCGGTGAGTGGATGATCGACCCCGCTCACAGCAGGATCGGTTTCTCCGTGCGGCACGCCATGGTGACGACGGTGCGTGGCGCGTTCCTCGAGTACGAGAGCCGCCTCTACTTCGACGGGCGCCGTCCCGAGCGTTCCCGGGCCGACATCTCCCTGTCGACCGCGAGCGTCGACACCGGCGTGGAGCAGCGCGACGCGCATCTGACGGGCCGCGACTTCCTGGACGCCGGGCGGCACCCGCGCATGACGTTCGCGAGTACCGCCGTGCAGCTCGTCGGCAAGGACGTCTACCGCATGACCGGCGACCTGACCATCCGGGGCATAACCGGTCCGGTGGTTCTGGACCTCACGTACATCGGTCACGTCACCGACCCGTTCGGTTACGAGCGTGTCGGGTTCGACGGGACCACCACCATCAACCGTTCCGACTGGGGTCTGACCTACAACGCCCGGCTGGCCGAGGGCGGCGCCATGGTGAGCGAGAGGCTGCGCCTGCAGTTCGACATCGCGGCCATCCGCACCCCCTCCGCCGGCTGA